The nucleotide sequence TTGGATCAAAATCTGCAATCATTTCAAGTAGACCTAAAAAATTATCATTACCATCTTCATAAATTTTGTCATGTGTACCACGAAATGTTAAATTATGTATAGCAAGACATTTGACAACAACAACTATTCTTAGCATAACATGTTTCCAATGTTTTGTGTCTTTTTTAATTTGTTCTTGTATTTCCTTATCAATTGTCAATGTTTTCTTTAATCTCATTTGTAGCTCAACAAAGGCTCTCAGATTAGTGAGGTGTTCAACACTATTTTCATGTTGTTTAAGTTTGTCACATAAATGTTTCCAGTCATTAACTCCTTCTTTTGCTAAATTACTTTTGGTGTGCATTACTTTAAACAgcttacaacaaatacaaaatactttGTCCAACTCCTTCGAATATACTGACCATTTTCAATCACGAGTCTCACCATTTGGTAACATTTGAACATAGTAAGTATGAGAAAAGTGTCGAGATTCTTTATCTAAAGGAAACTTAATACTATCTTCTCTTTTAGGACCTCTTTTCACAagtaaatctctctttttttatcaaaattatctcAAACTCTTGGATTAAATATGTTTATATCATATCTAGGTGTCGAACATTGATATTCATTTGTACGCTCATCATCACAATTATCAATATCTTTAGTTTTTCCAATTTCAATTTCATTCAAATCATTAAGATCTGTATTTTCTTCATTCTCATTTTCTACAAATTTCTCATTCTCATCACTTTCGTTTCTCATAAATTCTtcatattcattattattattttcaacaaAATCTTCATTTGCATTTGATTCATTACTTAAAATCTGAACTAAGATTTCTATTGTGTTGTGTGATTATTTACTAAAATATTTATTCAATGAACCTCTTAAGCTTTTGGCTATctcctcctcttttttttttttttttttttttttgtcttttttgaTATTCATAGAGTTGTTTCATGTTGATAGATAATTATGAACAATAAGCAATAAACAAAGAACAATAAAAccttatatggagaatttttctTTGATTCAAAATTCACTTATATAAGACCTAACACGGATATATCCTGCAAGTTTATAAAAAAACACAACAATTTAATTGTTTAGAAGTTGGGACCTTATTCATGCAATTAAAGACACAAGCATATTAATCTAACTAGCTAAATGACATGTAAACTTAGTTAATCTACTTATCATTTACTAGCTAAAAGAATCCATTCGAAGAGAATAAATAACTAGAAGTCAAGGCTTTTTAGAGTAAACCAATAAGAAAGTTCTTGtatctcacacacacacacacaaatccatttgttgatatCTGCTTGTTTTTAAATCAGGAGCCTACTAAGTGTGACCAACTACCGAGGACGGATCCAGGAGCTGGGCTAATCGATCTGATCCCAAGTTAGTTGACTCCACTGCGGACACCATAGAAGAGGTCCAAATTCACTTCGCTTGAGCGCATTACCATCTCGTCTTTTCTTATATTTtacctaatttaaaatttttattgaatgtatttttttattatttatgaattgttaaattaatttattagttATGATATTTGACGGAAGGCTAGCCCTTGACGCTAGTTTTAGAGAGTTGTTGCCGATGGTGAGGTAGATGTAGTCAATCTACAAGCGTAACGTGAGGTCATTCTTGAGTGTCTCACGTAAGATCTCAATCCATAGATGCTTGTCTTTAGCATCGATGTAAGAGTACACCAGGTGGAGGATATATCAATCCAATTGATGAAGCCACAAGCCAGGTCAACCATGTAGACAACTATACCTACGGGAGCAAGGGTCTAGCTATGGAGGAGTAGTCATGGTTGTCAGCGGTGAAAGAGAAAGGGGGTGAGTAAGCAAGGTAGAGGAGGAAGGTGATATTATAGGAGGACGACGGATGGAGGATGACAACAAGAGGAGTAAGGGTCGTTGTCCATGGTCAGAGCTAGTCGATAGCTAAggaaataataaacataaaatatGATAGCATATTGCAAGTTGTATCTACAtggataagagaaaaaaaatatggtGGAAGAGACATCTTGATTATGGACGAAAAATGGAAGTATAATATTGGTatgtaattttataaaatttgaattaataaaaaaCAATCTAAcacatttttttccttttttttttttgcttgactTGTATTTACTTAGGTGATATATTTTTTCTTCCCTTGATTTGATAAGGGGGTTGTACTAAGCTGATGGGAGGACAATGATTCTCTCATTGAGGGCCTCACGGACGATAAGGGGAGCAACTTCTTGGAATTGGTCTTCCCTCGCTTCTTCTCAATGAAGAAGACGACCTTGTGGCCTTCCTCCTCAATTGACGGATAAAGCCCTACTATTCACCTCCTCCCTCTTCTCTCTATCAATTATGCTCCTCGCCTTATCATTTTTTCCTCTGCTTGCGCTGTGCCCGTAGGGCTGTGATTGCTCCGCCATAACAGCCACAAGAGCATCCTTCCTCAGATTGCTCTTCTTACTAATCTTGAGTGAAAGAGGGAGTAAGGAGGTTTGATAAGGGGGTTGTACTGAACAATTTCGATGCaaaattgtaaattgaaaagtaaAAGTTGAAATTTTAGTAAAATCCAAGTATATAAACCCTAATCGATTGCCTAATCAAATAACAAATTAAAACCCTAATTAACTAGGTGAAAAATCGAGATCTGATCGCGGATCGCGGTTGCCCAAATCGATAAAAATGATTACTGACCAGAGGACTGGAGGAGTAGTCGTTGATGTTATCACACTGGTGATATCCTCTCGATGGTAAGGTTAAAGGCACTGGAGACGCCAGGGTCGGTGAGGATGGCAGCCGAAGAGAATCGTCACGAAGGTGAGAGTCGAGAGAGCTAGGGCTTCATCGCTTCAGAGATGGCTTCAGCAACAAGCGACGAGAAACACGAGGGTGagacaaaataaaaattttattaaaaaaatatttatttatttatattttttgggCCCTAAGCAAGGGCCCTGGTAGTCCTGATCCAGGACCGACTCTGCATTTAGATATGTTACTTGACTCATCATGCATTATGATCGTATGCGACTGATGGAATTATTTTACTCGGAAGTGATTCAGGCCATTCGGAATTGATCGGATACAATCATAGATATCATCATACATGGGACAACGTATAACATAACACTTCTCTCTATAtgcatataaaatacataatatgttacctccctccatatctatGGAACCGACTCTAGGGGGGCTGCTGATGTGACGGttccatatttttttatataaaatacataatatgTATTTAATATTTTCCCACCTTATCTATTAGGTTGTAATATATATGAAATAGCGAGGATAGATTTAGTCCGTCGCTAATTAACATGAAATTTTAATGGCCACTACCAATTCGGTCGCTATTAGCTCGTGGTGGAAATGTATGGCGACGTTTATACCTGTAACTCATCTAACTCACCAAAtcaaagtgtttttttttttctttttcggtCTGTTTTAGCTCAACATTGGCTGTAGCAAATATTCAGGCTCGTCCAAGACAGTGCCAGATTGCCAGGTGCCTTCTTTGATCTGCCAGAGCAAAAGAGACCCACAGCGTTCAAAGACCATGCAATAGAGGAAAACACAAACGACGTTTATTCGCATATTGCAGTGCATACGTAAAACATGCCAGTTTCTGTAATAAGAACAACTGCTTGGCTAAGAAATTCGGTAACTTGTCTAATGCCGACGAGAGGATAAACGGAGTCACTCTTTCGAGTCCTTGCTACTACCAATTTCTTTCGACTCTACCTTACCGTCGTCTGGAGAATTCTCGTTTGCATCTGCTGGATCCACTGGTTTCACATCCTTCCCTGTTGGCTCGGCATCTTGATCGTGGCCGGTGTTACCATCATCGTTGGTTTTAGCACGGAACTCTCGACTCCCAGCAGTTTCGGTGGTAGATTCATCCTCCAGGGTGCTATTTTCTGTTACTCCAGAGGGACCACAGCCAGAGGAATCAGTCGCAGCGACAGTCTTCTTGACTGTCCCAACTTTCGCATATTTACTCATGAATTTGTATTCCCAATCCTGCAAGGCCTCGAGCTCGAAAGGGCCGAGGCCGGAGAGATCGCTGGTTAGATCTTTTGGTTCGAAAGACATTTTTGCCAATGCTCGGCTTGCATCTTTGCCTGCAAACAAAGCATAAGGTCCGCCAGGTCCATAGAAAATCCTGAAGAAGAGAACATAAAAGTCATCAAAAATTTCTTCTAAAGGTGTTTGTTCATGCAAAACATGCAGCAAAGAAAAAATCTAAATGTAATTCTCTACCATCTGAAGGAACAGTTCATGAGAAAGTAAAATTGAATATCATGCCAATGGCGTATATTCAAAGAAATACCGTATAGACACAACTCTAATAATTAGTAAGAACGGTGGTAAGAACTCACCAATCATATTATGATAAGTAAATACCAATGTCTATTAGCCTCTAAGGGAAGATCACAGTATTCACAAAGAAATACTTGGGACAAGCTACATATTTACAATCATATTTCATTGAAGTacaaaaaaatatcaaatgaatTAGGTAAATCATTTCCCAGTGTTCCTTGATAGCTAAAAACTAACAAGATGAGTAACTTTTGAGTGGAAGAATCATTCATTTTTTTGCATAACAAACAAGAGAAGATGTATTTTTCATGCAATTAATTCCATAACAAAAGTTCTCAAATTTAGGAACCACATAAAGATGCAGGGACATTGCAGAGTTAATCTAGAGGGGGACTAACTGTGCAATCCACCTGTTGTTTTGCCTCAAAAATATTGTGAATGTATTCTGCTAATTGGTCTAATATATCATGAAATGACTTGGTGCCATGGAAAATCCACATAATGAGGACGAATAAAACCTCTTGCTGAAGATCCTCATCGCAGATCGTTTTGTTCAGATTGTCCACTTCAGTGCACAATTAAAACCTCTTGCTGAAGATCTAAATTGATTGAATGATACTACCTGTTATTTGTGCCGAGACAAACACACTGAAATTGCTATTGTTTTGATTCCTTTCCAGTTTTTACCATAGGCACAGCAGGAGTAAACATGACCATATACAtaatttaggatttaaattttaCATCAGTCATTTGATCCAACATCGAGTGCCTTGAATCGTAGATAACTTACAAAGAATCGGGCAACCGTCCAGATCGAAACATAATCCACCAAAATCTGATCAAACACATCGAGAAATCGAGAGAGCGACGAACCTGCTCTGGGTGACGTCATAGATCTGGCTCTTGATGGCCATGAGGAGCGGCTTCTTGGGATCGGATCCATCGTAGTCGCGGAGCTCCTCCTCGGTGATCTCCCCGAGCTGGACGGGGGGCAGCAGGGTCTCCTCTTCCCGCTTCCTAgacggaggcggcggcggcggcgccagGAACCCCGCCACCAAGTGGTAAAGCGCCCAGGCTATCGCCAGCACCGTGAAGAACATCGCCGGCGACAGGCCTGTGTACGCCTCGATCGCCTTCTTCGCCGTCTCCCAAGCCTCCGCCACcgccatctctctctctctttctctcggaGCGGATATCCCGATGCGCAGTTAGAAAAGGGAGATGTAAAGCGTGAACTGCATTTATAGAGGAACGGACATGGTCCCTCAATGCCACTGTTGGATGCATCCATTTTAGTTGCTTTTTCACCGTAGAAAAAATATATGATTTAATTCTTATTATGGTTGTAATTCATGTAATTTATATTTGACATAAATTATGTAAAAGTAGCATAAAAAATTATGGAGCAAAAAGTAGATGTAGTTAATCTTAAACCGTTCAATATCCTCCTCCAGTCTAACAAAATATAGGATTTGATTTTTAAATCTATTAGTGTAGCAATCATGCCCCTGGACTATGATATCATAATAGAGCATTTAAATtatcattcaaatatttataatttaaacttgagttataatatatttataaaaaaaattttctaaatgagGGATATAATTAAATGATGTTAGACTTCTCAATTAGTCGTTATGTGTACATTTCAATTTATCCTAATAGTCAAATCGATCACCCTTTGAATAGATTAATTgagattatttttattaatacatCAATCATCGGCGTTTGGTACACTCAATAGGAAATTGAATTTATTCATAAATCTTTTATTTCATtgattgaaaattagattttggaataaaatttaaaaatttaagtatGGATTAAATTCATCTTTTCCTTAATCTTCATCGTATCcaaaaacttaaatattattctagttattttaaataaaaatactcttaatataaatttattcaaattttctttcatatcattttctctctataaTCCCTCTTATTATACGctatttcttcatttttttatcgtattttctctttcttcattttgtttCATCACTTTCTCTACCTTTCTTTTTCATCATGTACTCTCTCCTATCACATActttctcctcattttctctcatcatatattctctctcttcattctctcccatcagACTTTCTTTCTCAACATCTCTCTCAATATACTTTATTTCTCATCCTACTTTCTCTCCTCTTAAAATCTCCTATCACATACTCTCTCCTCGTTTTCTCTTATTACACTTTTTTTCATcattttatctcatcacactttatctctcctcaatttctcctATCACGCGTTCTCTGTTGGGATCCTTGgtagccggctagaggggggtaaatagTCTACACAATAATAAATGAATTTTTCTCAAACATTACAGatttattaaactaacacttgcatacaaGAAAACTgagtaattaaagaaagaaaagagacacaaaagaagttacttggtttacaatcagttGATTGCTAATCCAAAGCAGTTGAAGCCCACTATCAAAGTCTttttcaagcggagaagccttataCAGTATTGACGCCTCACAAACAAGTAATAGAACAAAAGAGAAACATTTACAAGTGTTCTTCTAATTAAGCTACTCGGATCATAGTTGTATTTATAGTCCTGGTCGGGATTCTAGGCGTCTAGAggagaataaaattttatctccgtcGCAACGGAACACGTCACGCCGCGTTGGATGAAAATTAAGGGCTGGGTGCCCGAACCCAAAGTCAACTTCTAATTGACTTTTTTAttcgggtctttcgctccggttccgctcgcttgggtgatttcggcaatTCGGAATAGGGGACACCCAAACCCATCTgttgaccttctcgagcaactttccgcttcagcttctcatccctcgggaATGCCCTGTGCCTCTTTCTTGTCCACcgacgtactcttccacaacgttttgtccctcggacgcaccgagcccgtcgactctctcccgtgttgtcattctcgctagctacgtattttgcttgacttcctatgctactaaattcctgcacacttagacacaagccaTCAAAAtaataacatgacctaacttgatttggttgatcacatcaaaatcatcacGGAGTACTTACattttcttctcatttttctcttatcacacttccccCCTTCATTTTCTCTACTCTCAGTCTCTctcatcataaattttctcttcttaatctctctcattacactttctctttcTTCGTTCTCTCCCATTTCCTTATCTTTTTCTTTCTCACATTCAACTTCCTCTCATATTTAATTTTGTATTCACATTCAACTTCCtctcatatttaattttttcttcttatttttctctaagaGTAGAAAAAAATATAGCTTATTTAGataaaaaatattcaactaacaaaacaatatttttaaaattgatatcCATACTTATACTCATTTTATAatactattatttctatttacattccataatattattattttcattaccaTTCTATAATATTATTATTCCATTTCTATTCTAATTCCTAGAAAAAACTAGACGTCACCTTAATACCAACCAACCGTTTTAATCTGGACAATATAAAAGATGTGAATTACATTATATAAAAACTATAATTAAGTGTAACTGTATTtagtagaatattaaaaggaagtaattaattatttatattttcaaaataatattcTTTTTGGAAACTTTAAAAAACTTAACTAATAATTTTATGTCTAAAATACTCTTCCATATTTGAGATGAAATAGTTTGGATAaaattaatcttaaatggcatattttttaatcaatattattactttaaaataatgtAATTTTAGTTAAGATTTTGACATAGTTAAATATTGCTCTAATGATTTTAAACTATATAGCGATAACTATTCTAAGACTGACCTTAACTAACAGATCAAATCTTCTGTCCCTAAATTTTTTTGTCCCCGTGTCCCctgtcgatcggacggaccagattacatcttaagacatcatgacatctttaagatgtgtgcagtatcctcgtgatctgcaagacatccttgagatgtaatatGGTCCATCCGATCGATaaggggacacggggacagaaaAATTTAGGGACAGAAGATTTGATCTCCTTAACTAATACCGTCTACCCTCTTAATTTCACCTCTAGTTAATTTAATGGTTGGTTATAAGTTGTAGCATGATTTATCTctttttatatactttaaatatcaaaatataaaggACATCTAACATTAAATATAATCACCTTTTACTATCAACTATCTttagaataaatcaaaattaagttaTTCTTGATAATTTGTCCAACAATTGATCTCCATAATTGAAATTCCACCATAAAACTTGTCATTGCTTTAATTTGTCTCAAACATCTTATGGTTGCACGAGATTGGGACTAtattttgatgattttttttacattatatatttaacttatatgaCTAATTATGGAAATGATTGACTCcgtaaaattttttattagttaCTAAGATAAATCAGAAAACATACTAATTCAATTTTTGGAATGTAAGATAATGTAATTTGTGTACTTCTTTtggaatattttttaataaaattattggaaataataaattttaatcaaattactCTAAGATAATATtggtttaattaaatttgttctaAAAAAAACTTTAGATATTAAAATACGACGAATAAGatgttattttaatattttaaaaagttcCCTATCATATTTtaacatgattagatttcaaataCATTATTATTTGCCTTATTTATATCATCATACTATGTTATGAAAATTCTTATTTAATAAAATacctattttaaataaaaaatatttaactttattTCTTTCCTTAAATTATCAGTAAATGCAAGGACTATGTTAATATTAACAAACTATTGTGGTGTGGTATGAAATAGTGTACCTTGGGGTTGTTTTTAGAAAATAACCTTTATTGATTTTAATGATATCCATATCCCATGGCTATAAATGATAAATCTGGTCATCTTTAGGCAAAGCCTTTTCCTGCTGTTCGTTCCAAAACCGCGATTCCCCTCTGTCTCTCGCTCGGTTCTTCCATCAGCTTGGAAACCCTAGCGCTGCTCGGCCATCCTCCGCTTCCACCGTTGCCGCCGCTGCCGCGATGCTTTCCTCCTTCGTCTTCGCCGGTCAGATCCGGTTCCTGCTGCACAGCGTGAACGAGTTCAACTTCGACTCCACCCTCCGGGAACTCTTCCAGGTAACTGGACCCGTATCCTACTCATTTGTCGCATTGATTTCTCGATTTTTTGAACGTCATAGACAGCGAGTAGCGCCTCCCTCGAGAGGGCGACGGTTCATTCTATATGGATGGCGAATTGTTCGGTGTTACAGAGATTAGGCTTTGGTGTGTTTTCGATTGGGGGTGGGTGTCACTCGAAAACCctgttaaaattaaacttcttgACTAGCCTTCTTGATTTCTGCTTCGCAAATGTCCATTCTTTGTACCTGGCAAATAAAACTATGCCGgtttgttctttgttttttttttcctggaCAGTAAGGTCCTGATGGAAGATTTGAAATGGAATACCTTGCTAGAGTCTTATATGTATATATTTGCTGCTCTTTATTCTTATCAATCTTGGCCGCTGTTATCTACTAAAAAAGAATATTGAAAATGTTTTTGTCGTCCAACTCAAATGATCTCTTATCTCATATAACCTTATCAATTTTCTTTCAGCTCGTGGAGTGTGGAAGTGATGGCAGCACCTTCTTGCTTCAGATGTGTTTGGATCAAATTTTAGTTAAAGATGGAGATATTCCTCCGCTGAAAAAAGATTTGGTTTCTTCTGTTGTGAGATATTTGCTAGACAAACCACATTTCAGTACAAACCTTTCTGAAGCTTTGAGTAGCATTTCGATAAATGAAAGTCTCC is from Zingiber officinale cultivar Zhangliang chromosome 7B, Zo_v1.1, whole genome shotgun sequence and encodes:
- the LOC122007291 gene encoding membrane steroid-binding protein 1-like gives rise to the protein MAVAEAWETAKKAIEAYTGLSPAMFFTVLAIAWALYHLVAGFLAPPPPPPSRKREEETLLPPVQLGEITEEELRDYDGSDPKKPLLMAIKSQIYDVTQSRIFYGPGGPYALFAGKDASRALAKMSFEPKDLTSDLSGLGPFELEALQDWEYKFMSKYAKVGTVKKTVAATDSSGCGPSGVTENSTLEDESTTETAGSREFRAKTNDDGNTGHDQDAEPTGKDVKPVDPADANENSPDDGKVESKEIGSSKDSKE